From a single Planococcus shenhongbingii genomic region:
- a CDS encoding GNAT family N-acetyltransferase — protein MIKAVVFDLDGTLLNRDASLKLFINSQYERLKPQLDFIPKHQYMERFIELDTRGMVWKDRVYQQLVKEFQLQGITWEELLADYLNVFKQHCVPFPHLKSMLEELKDKPMHMGIISNGRGQFQLDAIQALGIEHYFDVILISEWQGMKKPDPRLFMKALAELGTKPEETLYVGDHPDNDVLAAKSVGMKTIWKKDPQWSGAAADYIIEELNEIMGIVNKQNIVIRKFRDADVKEIVSLFYETVHEVNAADYSEEQLAAWAPIGERMEKEAVWGESLRRNITYVADIDGTIAGFCDMATTGYLNRLYVHKNYQRQGVASKLADLLEQEAGKRELQAISTEASLTAKPFFEERGYQVIKKQSVERKGIAMPNYKMLKKLSSH, from the coding sequence ATGATTAAAGCGGTGGTTTTTGATTTGGACGGCACCTTGTTAAATCGGGATGCTTCTTTAAAGCTTTTTATTAACTCACAGTATGAACGATTAAAGCCGCAATTGGATTTTATTCCGAAACATCAGTATATGGAGCGCTTTATCGAACTGGACACCCGGGGAATGGTCTGGAAAGACCGGGTTTACCAGCAGCTGGTGAAGGAATTCCAGCTTCAGGGCATCACCTGGGAAGAGCTGCTGGCTGATTACTTGAATGTCTTTAAACAGCATTGTGTGCCTTTTCCACATTTAAAGTCCATGCTGGAAGAATTAAAGGATAAGCCGATGCACATGGGCATCATTTCAAACGGCCGGGGCCAATTCCAACTGGATGCGATACAGGCATTAGGGATTGAACATTATTTTGACGTTATATTGATTTCCGAATGGCAAGGCATGAAAAAACCAGATCCCCGGCTATTCATGAAAGCATTAGCGGAGCTTGGCACAAAACCGGAAGAGACTCTTTATGTAGGAGACCATCCGGACAATGATGTGTTAGCTGCGAAAAGCGTGGGCATGAAAACAATCTGGAAAAAAGATCCGCAGTGGAGCGGCGCAGCAGCGGATTACATCATTGAAGAGTTAAATGAAATAATGGGCATAGTCAATAAACAGAATATCGTCATTAGAAAGTTCCGGGATGCGGATGTGAAAGAGATTGTTTCGTTGTTCTATGAAACGGTTCATGAAGTCAATGCGGCGGATTATTCTGAGGAACAATTGGCAGCTTGGGCACCAATTGGAGAACGAATGGAAAAAGAAGCGGTATGGGGAGAATCTCTGAGGCGGAATATAACTTATGTGGCTGACATCGACGGTACGATTGCCGGTTTCTGCGATATGGCAACAACCGGCTACTTGAACCGCCTGTATGTCCATAAAAATTATCAGCGGCAAGGCGTTGCTTCGAAACTCGCTGATTTGCTTGAACAAGAGGCTGGGAAACGGGAGCTTCAGGCAATCAGTACGGAAGCGAGCCTCACAGCCAAGCCGTTTTTTGAAGAGCGGGGGTACCAGGTTATTAAAAAACAGTCCGTGGAGCGAAAAGGAATTGCCATGCCGAATTATAAAATGTTGAAAAAACTTTCTTCCCATTAG
- a CDS encoding SRPBCC family protein, which yields MAITSTVTLNMARRFNAKSETVFEAWTNPEMMKKWLFTQESTNKVAKSDLRLGGTWEIVDHRDGVDYRAIGEYVDIIKPNKLVFTFKMPQFSDTEDVIRVFISPVQEMCEMTFSQEIVVLHEEVWTEEDIERAKAEYSTQSEEGWGQMFEGLKQLVETSSTHTD from the coding sequence ATGGCAATCACTTCAACTGTAACTTTGAATATGGCCCGTCGTTTCAATGCAAAATCAGAAACGGTATTTGAAGCATGGACCAACCCGGAAATGATGAAAAAATGGTTGTTTACACAGGAATCGACCAACAAAGTTGCTAAGAGCGATCTACGCCTTGGCGGCACTTGGGAGATTGTCGATCACCGGGACGGCGTCGATTACCGGGCAATCGGAGAATACGTAGACATCATAAAGCCGAATAAGCTGGTGTTCACCTTCAAAATGCCCCAATTCAGTGATACGGAAGATGTCATCAGAGTTTTCATCTCTCCAGTTCAGGAAATGTGCGAAATGACTTTTTCTCAGGAAATCGTTGTTCTGCATGAAGAAGTATGGACAGAAGAAGATATTGAACGAGCAAAAGCCGAATACAGTACCCAATCCGAAGAAGGATGGGGCCAAATGTTTGAAGGATTAAAACAGCTGGTCGAAACCAGTTCTACTCATACGGATTGA
- a CDS encoding histidine phosphatase family protein, with protein sequence MKLQTHLYFVRHAHSDYTPDELGRPLSEKGAEDAKKVAEALKGEKISRVISSPYKRAIQTVEGISREINVEIELLDGFRERLLSSEPAADFQSAILKAWEDEQFAFEGGESNQTARARGVKEVLEILRHYEGERIAIGTHGNIMVLIMSYFDSRYGFQFWQQLGMPAVYCLAFEDMKLSEVRQIALDVKAI encoded by the coding sequence ATGAAATTGCAGACTCATTTGTATTTTGTCAGGCATGCCCATTCCGATTATACGCCGGATGAATTGGGGCGGCCTTTGTCGGAAAAAGGCGCAGAAGATGCTAAGAAAGTGGCAGAGGCGCTGAAAGGAGAAAAGATCAGCAGGGTCATCTCAAGTCCCTACAAGCGAGCGATACAGACTGTGGAAGGTATTTCCCGGGAAATAAACGTAGAAATTGAACTGCTGGATGGCTTTCGTGAACGTTTACTTAGCAGTGAACCGGCTGCTGATTTCCAGAGCGCTATTTTAAAGGCATGGGAAGACGAACAGTTCGCCTTTGAAGGCGGCGAATCAAATCAAACGGCAAGAGCGCGCGGCGTAAAAGAAGTACTGGAGATCCTTCGGCATTATGAAGGAGAACGCATTGCCATTGGAACGCATGGCAATATCATGGTGCTGATCATGAGTTATTTTGACAGCCGCTATGGTTTTCAATTCTGGCAGCAGCTTGGGATGCCGGCTGTTTACTGCCTGGCTTTTGAAGACATGAAGTTAAGTGAAGTGCGGCAGATTGCACTGGATGTGAAGGCTATATGA
- a CDS encoding DUF3899 domain-containing protein → MTFKLLLIFLSLLSSLLISFLFDSSWNFLKWLDAAFLVGLLLLMISSAMILIEGRFFVAFIQSTKNFFAKINKQEQLIRESEKRSAQPVIYVKRFPSRKAFFQVGMLFSIASLLVSSAIYFF, encoded by the coding sequence ATGACTTTCAAACTCCTCTTGATTTTTCTATCGCTGTTAAGTTCACTTTTAATATCGTTCCTGTTTGACTCCAGCTGGAATTTCTTAAAATGGCTTGATGCCGCTTTCCTTGTCGGCCTTCTTCTTTTAATGATCAGCTCTGCGATGATTTTAATCGAAGGCAGGTTTTTTGTGGCCTTTATCCAAAGCACCAAAAACTTTTTTGCAAAAATTAATAAACAAGAACAACTGATCAGGGAAAGTGAAAAACGGTCGGCGCAACCAGTTATATACGTAAAACGATTTCCTTCTCGAAAAGCTTTTTTCCAAGTCGGGATGCTGTTTTCTATAGCAAGCCTGCTCGTTTCATCAGCCATTTATTTCTTTTAA
- a CDS encoding ABC transporter permease, with the protein MKRYLVQRIGYMLITLFIIVTATFFLMQFLPGTPFTNPEKLTAQQLTVLNAKYGLDQPVAMQYIRYLGNLVQGDLGYSFQHEGRTVSSMISTRIGPSAFIGLQALIIGAILGLVLGIVSALKHNSIFDYGSVTLAVLGMSIPSFVFAALLQYYIGVKLEWLPVALWEGYSSTLLPSIALSVTVTATVARFIRSEMLEVLGQDYVITARAKGMKENQVIVKHVIRNALIPVVTMLGPLAVSIMTGTLVIEKIFSVPGLGEQFTLSILVLDYSVIMGITIFYSALFIFVVFVVDIIYGFLDPRINYRGEAT; encoded by the coding sequence ATGAAGCGGTATTTAGTGCAGCGAATTGGATATATGCTAATCACTCTTTTTATCATCGTCACTGCAACATTCTTTCTGATGCAGTTTTTGCCGGGTACGCCTTTCACAAACCCTGAAAAATTGACGGCACAGCAGCTGACCGTATTGAATGCGAAGTATGGATTGGACCAACCGGTAGCTATGCAATACATACGCTACCTGGGGAATTTAGTGCAAGGCGATTTAGGTTATTCTTTCCAGCATGAAGGAAGAACCGTTTCCAGTATGATCAGCACCCGCATTGGACCATCCGCTTTTATCGGCCTGCAGGCTTTGATCATTGGGGCTATCCTCGGCTTAGTGCTTGGCATCGTTTCGGCGTTAAAACATAATTCAATATTTGATTACGGGTCAGTGACATTAGCGGTCCTTGGTATGTCGATTCCTTCGTTCGTTTTTGCGGCATTGCTTCAATATTATATCGGCGTTAAATTAGAGTGGCTGCCTGTTGCGTTATGGGAAGGGTATTCCAGTACCTTGCTGCCGTCCATTGCGTTATCGGTTACGGTCACTGCGACCGTTGCCCGCTTTATCCGCAGTGAAATGCTCGAAGTGCTTGGCCAGGACTATGTCATAACCGCGCGGGCTAAAGGGATGAAGGAAAATCAGGTTATCGTCAAGCACGTCATCCGCAATGCCCTGATTCCAGTAGTTACGATGCTCGGGCCACTTGCGGTTTCAATCATGACCGGAACTTTGGTTATTGAAAAAATATTCTCTGTTCCGGGGCTTGGAGAGCAGTTTACATTATCCATTCTGGTTTTGGATTATAGCGTCATCATGGGGATTACGATTTTTTACAGCGCATTATTCATATTCGTAGTTTTCGTTGTTGATATCATTTATGGCTTCTTGGATCCCCGCATCAACTATAGGGGGGAAGCAACATGA
- a CDS encoding GGDEF domain-containing protein, with the protein MDLLLYFFVENMALIIALMYLALKMKELFLLEMSKHSHLLLLSSLFISFLTFSVMYNPYIFEGMRLDLREVPLFFITYVGGWKFGVLSAIIPAGFRASMGGPTAEIGILQSILFPVLIGALFHDKRPVDKFFPLIDLKRMITGFVVFEVLKSIWMFFYTPVNLAIIVPIFFFALIAVLAMAMILNEENRTLLLRKELEMYSNQDSLTRLPNIRFFKNKVGDLLSKNTPMLVSMIDVDYFKVYNDTHGHQKGDSVLRTLGQLLMESAREEDIVARYGGEEFIICYTNVSKPEEVIFLAERFRKKVEEHKFEGEELQPGGKLTVSMGLSFSSENRTLEQMIEEADQALYLSKRRGKNQVTIYEAS; encoded by the coding sequence ATGGATCTGCTGCTTTATTTCTTTGTGGAGAATATGGCATTGATTATCGCCTTGATGTATTTAGCTTTGAAAATGAAGGAATTATTTTTACTGGAAATGAGCAAACACTCTCATTTGCTGCTGCTGTCTTCACTTTTTATCAGTTTTTTAACTTTTTCTGTTATGTATAATCCATACATCTTCGAAGGGATGCGCTTGGACCTGAGAGAAGTTCCACTATTCTTTATCACGTACGTGGGCGGCTGGAAATTCGGAGTTCTGTCAGCGATTATTCCAGCTGGTTTCCGGGCATCAATGGGAGGGCCAACTGCAGAGATTGGCATTCTACAATCGATTTTGTTTCCAGTTCTAATAGGAGCTCTTTTTCATGACAAACGGCCAGTCGACAAATTTTTCCCTCTTATTGATTTGAAGCGGATGATAACCGGATTTGTGGTATTTGAAGTTTTAAAGTCTATTTGGATGTTTTTTTATACACCGGTAAATTTGGCAATTATCGTGCCGATTTTCTTTTTTGCCTTGATTGCAGTGTTGGCCATGGCCATGATATTGAATGAAGAAAATCGAACCCTTCTTTTGCGGAAAGAGCTGGAGATGTATTCAAATCAAGACTCGCTAACCCGTCTGCCGAATATCCGCTTTTTCAAAAATAAAGTTGGAGATCTTCTTTCTAAAAACACGCCGATGCTGGTTTCCATGATTGACGTTGATTATTTTAAAGTTTACAACGATACGCATGGACATCAAAAAGGCGATTCGGTTCTTCGTACTCTCGGACAGTTGTTAATGGAAAGTGCAAGAGAAGAAGATATTGTAGCGCGGTACGGTGGAGAAGAGTTCATCATTTGCTATACGAATGTTTCAAAACCGGAAGAAGTAATTTTTCTGGCTGAACGGTTCCGCAAAAAAGTGGAGGAACATAAATTTGAAGGAGAAGAATTGCAGCCGGGAGGAAAGTTGACAGTTTCGATGGGGTTGAGTTTTTCATCCGAAAACAGAACGCTGGAGCAAATGATCGAAGAAGCCGATCAGGCCCTTTATCTATCCAAACGTCGCGGAAAAAACCAAGTAACCATATACGAGGCATCTTAA
- a CDS encoding purine-cytosine permease family protein — protein MRSDITADQRLKEKEFVNKHKPEKTADYTFDRVPREERKMGWLSITNITFGIATAIFYFQMGSVMALQFGAANAIISAIYAIIVAGILGTIIVYLSAKSGMNVNLLSRGGFGYIGASLTSLIYASNFIMYCAFEGMILVAAVHAFFPAIPVWALIVIFGSIVIPLNWFGIKQLDKLQKWSLPIFGLFLIAAIVVAFNRPSLYEGSFWTYMPEGVQIGGTALLLCIGMQHGIMGLTALIASDYARFLKPKDIKIGSIAIGFIPQIFCFGVMGGLGIWFGVTLGESNPGVYIVVLLGLGGVLFTMLTQVRINITNIYSSSLSLSSFFENMFNFSPGRRFWVVVSGIVAIMLMLGGIVDHLGVAMTFQGVALMTWASILVTDALVVKKMLKIGPGYYESRQRNLYKWNPVGVVSLLVPTALGTIAALGYFGLFLQSTAAFFAAILAAILTVVLAVLTKGRYYTKREVNDIPKEDYIA, from the coding sequence ATGAGATCTGACATTACTGCAGATCAAAGATTGAAAGAAAAAGAATTTGTAAACAAACACAAACCAGAAAAAACTGCAGATTACACATTTGACCGTGTGCCAAGAGAGGAAAGGAAAATGGGCTGGTTAAGCATCACCAATATTACATTCGGGATTGCTACCGCTATTTTTTATTTTCAGATGGGAAGTGTCATGGCTTTGCAATTCGGAGCGGCCAATGCCATTATCTCAGCTATCTACGCGATTATCGTAGCAGGAATACTTGGAACGATTATTGTGTACCTGTCGGCTAAATCCGGCATGAACGTCAACTTATTATCCCGCGGAGGATTCGGTTATATCGGCGCCTCATTAACCTCGTTAATTTACGCTTCCAACTTTATCATGTACTGTGCGTTTGAAGGCATGATACTTGTGGCAGCTGTCCATGCATTTTTCCCCGCAATCCCCGTGTGGGCCCTGATCGTCATCTTTGGATCAATCGTCATTCCGTTAAACTGGTTTGGCATCAAGCAATTGGATAAGTTGCAAAAATGGTCTTTGCCCATTTTTGGTTTGTTTTTAATCGCTGCTATTGTGGTAGCGTTTAATCGCCCTTCTCTGTATGAAGGAAGTTTCTGGACCTACATGCCTGAAGGGGTTCAAATAGGCGGAACGGCGCTGCTGTTGTGCATAGGTATGCAACACGGCATCATGGGGCTGACTGCTTTGATCGCCTCTGATTACGCACGTTTCTTAAAACCAAAAGATATAAAAATCGGTTCAATCGCCATCGGATTTATTCCACAGATTTTCTGTTTCGGGGTAATGGGTGGCCTTGGCATCTGGTTTGGCGTTACTTTGGGTGAATCCAATCCCGGTGTTTATATCGTTGTCTTATTAGGTCTTGGCGGTGTGCTGTTTACGATGCTGACTCAAGTGCGCATTAACATCACGAATATCTATAGCAGTTCGTTGTCATTGTCGAGTTTCTTTGAAAATATGTTCAACTTTTCACCGGGCCGACGCTTCTGGGTAGTGGTTTCAGGCATTGTTGCCATCATGCTGATGCTTGGCGGCATTGTAGATCATTTAGGTGTAGCCATGACTTTCCAAGGCGTAGCGCTTATGACTTGGGCATCCATATTGGTGACCGATGCGCTTGTTGTAAAGAAAATGCTGAAAATCGGGCCTGGCTATTATGAGTCTAGGCAGAGGAATTTATATAAATGGAATCCTGTCGGCGTGGTATCGCTCTTGGTGCCAACTGCTTTGGGGACCATTGCAGCACTCGGATATTTCGGCTTATTCCTGCAAAGTACAGCAGCGTTTTTTGCAGCTATCTTAGCTGCCATTTTGACAGTCGTTCTGGCTGTTTTGACTAAAGGCCGCTATTATACAAAAAGAGAAGTTAACGATATTCCAAAAGAAGATTATATTGCCTGA
- a CDS encoding peptide ABC transporter substrate-binding protein, with product MERKLKAQALMILMAFVLILSGCNFNSSEGSKEEGKTADEKEGAAGQVLNISATADIPTLDSTKAHDGVAFTVLNNVNEGLYRQDEKHQPIEALVTEHTENEDQTVHTFKLRESTWSNGDPVTAQDFEYAWKRVMKDASPYNFMFVTASIKNAEAIMNGEKDAAELGVKAVDEKTLEVTLESANPLLQSLLTFPTFLPQNQKFVEEKGDQYALEAENILFNGPFKLVEWTHDQGWKYEKNADYWDAKAVKLDTINAFVVKDPTTGVNLYETNKVDRIDLSSESVDQYKSDANFDTILEPSMIFLRFNHTHPVLGNKNIRQAINMAVDKKSLTDVILKDGSTALNGVVPKGFYQSPEGKDYRDLNGDFNTGTVEEAQKLWEAGLKETGASDVTVSINISDSEDHKKVAEYLQAQLEDNLPGFKLEIKAVPFAQRLEIEKAIEYDLSLSSWGPDYSDPMTYLDMWVKGGSANRMEYHNPKLDELVNQARTETDLSKRFEMLLNIEKILLEEDAAIVPLYQDGTSILMREKIKDLIVHPTGASHSYKWASIQE from the coding sequence ATGGAGAGAAAATTAAAAGCTCAAGCATTAATGATTCTTATGGCGTTCGTTTTAATATTATCCGGATGTAATTTTAACTCTTCTGAGGGTTCAAAAGAAGAAGGCAAAACTGCAGACGAAAAAGAAGGGGCAGCAGGCCAAGTATTGAATATTTCTGCAACAGCAGATATTCCTACATTGGATTCTACAAAAGCGCATGATGGCGTTGCATTTACAGTATTGAATAACGTAAATGAAGGGTTGTATCGCCAAGATGAAAAGCATCAGCCAATTGAAGCATTAGTAACAGAACATACAGAGAACGAAGATCAAACAGTTCATACGTTTAAATTGCGTGAATCTACATGGAGCAACGGAGACCCTGTGACTGCCCAGGATTTCGAATATGCTTGGAAGCGCGTCATGAAAGATGCAAGCCCATATAATTTCATGTTCGTAACGGCAAGCATCAAAAATGCTGAAGCGATTATGAACGGGGAAAAAGATGCAGCTGAACTTGGGGTAAAAGCTGTAGACGAGAAAACATTGGAAGTAACATTGGAAAGCGCCAACCCATTGCTGCAGTCATTGTTGACGTTCCCAACATTCTTGCCGCAAAACCAGAAATTTGTTGAAGAAAAAGGGGATCAATACGCTCTGGAAGCGGAGAATATTTTATTCAACGGACCATTTAAACTGGTTGAATGGACACATGATCAAGGCTGGAAATATGAAAAGAACGCAGATTACTGGGATGCAAAAGCAGTTAAGTTGGATACGATCAACGCTTTTGTTGTAAAAGATCCAACTACCGGCGTTAACTTATATGAAACAAATAAAGTGGATCGCATTGACTTGAGTTCAGAGTCGGTTGACCAGTACAAGAGTGATGCAAACTTTGACACCATTTTGGAGCCAAGCATGATTTTCCTTCGCTTTAACCATACCCACCCTGTACTTGGAAACAAAAATATCCGCCAGGCAATCAATATGGCCGTCGATAAGAAAAGTTTGACAGATGTTATCTTGAAAGATGGCTCGACTGCTTTGAACGGAGTGGTTCCTAAAGGATTCTACCAGTCGCCGGAAGGCAAAGACTACCGTGATTTGAACGGGGATTTCAACACGGGAACAGTAGAGGAAGCTCAAAAACTTTGGGAAGCGGGATTGAAAGAGACAGGTGCATCTGATGTAACGGTTTCCATCAACATTTCCGATTCTGAAGACCACAAGAAAGTAGCAGAATACCTTCAAGCTCAATTGGAAGATAACCTTCCAGGATTTAAACTGGAAATCAAAGCGGTTCCTTTCGCCCAGCGCCTGGAAATCGAAAAAGCCATTGAATACGATTTGTCATTGTCTTCATGGGGACCTGACTACAGCGACCCGATGACTTACTTGGATATGTGGGTAAAAGGCGGTTCTGCCAACCGGATGGAGTACCACAACCCGAAACTGGATGAATTGGTTAATCAAGCAAGAACTGAGACAGACCTTTCAAAACGTTTTGAAATGCTTTTGAACATTGAGAAGATTCTTTTGGAAGAAGATGCTGCGATTGTGCCTCTTTACCAAGACGGAACGTCAATCTTGATGAGAGAAAAAATTAAAGATCTAATTGTCCACCCGACTGGTGCTTCCCATTCTTATAAATGGGCCTCTATCCAGGAATAA
- a CDS encoding DUF2157 domain-containing protein: MDIKEKLSHWQKEGLIDETTAEKILAYEHRQPIPTKIPLLLIIGLIFFSLAVFSFIAANWQAIPAALKIGLMLLLMWLFYGLGHLAQRKNFGWPHIFRLIGLAMFGAAIIVAVQSFHLPLSGSLIGWALFLAAIGHYFYWRHVAYAVVAFVFGIQVLMSSVVTMGWLEWIVFAAVALAWLYFSKDRLPAIFSWLLLFGTGLMLWAVADYDSRLWPIWTLFVLVALLFLVSPEKKKTLQPLYLLAGGALSLIYLSVRGSSLVVFDELNMIESVMLLFAGLAVLALCYFRVRPVSWVSALGTVGLLLYDSSAIGLAILTEAVALSYLAFNHRQNQPLGLGFVYFILVQVVLYFIYAWDRLDMSLFFLIGALLLFALSGIAWWFNRKKARVAS; this comes from the coding sequence ATGGATATTAAAGAAAAACTCTCGCATTGGCAAAAAGAAGGCTTAATCGATGAGACTACCGCTGAGAAAATCCTGGCTTATGAACATCGGCAGCCTATACCCACGAAAATACCGCTGTTGCTGATCATCGGTCTTATTTTCTTTTCACTCGCCGTCTTCAGCTTTATCGCCGCCAATTGGCAGGCAATCCCGGCCGCCTTGAAAATCGGTTTGATGCTGTTGTTAATGTGGTTATTTTATGGCCTTGGACACCTGGCACAGCGGAAAAACTTCGGCTGGCCGCACATTTTCCGGCTGATTGGACTCGCCATGTTCGGAGCGGCAATCATTGTGGCTGTTCAATCGTTCCATTTGCCGTTGTCAGGCTCTCTAATTGGATGGGCCCTTTTCCTGGCAGCGATTGGCCATTATTTTTATTGGCGTCATGTTGCGTATGCAGTGGTGGCATTTGTTTTTGGAATTCAAGTCTTGATGTCTTCTGTTGTTACGATGGGGTGGCTCGAATGGATTGTTTTTGCCGCTGTAGCTCTCGCTTGGCTATACTTCAGCAAAGACCGGCTGCCTGCAATTTTCAGCTGGCTCCTGCTTTTCGGTACAGGACTGATGCTATGGGCAGTGGCCGATTATGACAGCCGGTTATGGCCGATTTGGACTTTATTCGTTTTAGTGGCTCTCTTATTCCTGGTTTCTCCAGAAAAAAAGAAGACATTGCAGCCGCTTTATTTACTGGCGGGCGGAGCGCTGTCACTTATTTATTTGTCAGTCCGCGGTTCTTCTTTAGTTGTCTTTGATGAACTGAATATGATTGAGTCTGTTATGCTGTTATTCGCCGGACTAGCGGTTCTTGCGCTTTGCTATTTCCGTGTGCGTCCAGTCAGTTGGGTCTCAGCTTTAGGGACAGTCGGGTTGTTGCTGTATGACAGTTCGGCAATCGGGCTTGCCATTTTAACCGAAGCCGTAGCACTAAGCTACCTGGCTTTTAATCACCGCCAAAATCAGCCGCTTGGGCTCGGTTTTGTTTATTTTATCCTGGTGCAGGTCGTGCTTTATTTTATCTACGCTTGGGATCGGCTCGATATGTCGCTGTTCTTCTTGATCGGCGCACTTCTTCTATTTGCCTTGTCGGGAATTGCCTGGTGGTTTAACCGCAAGAAAGCGAGGGTTGCGTCATGA
- a CDS encoding GDYXXLXY domain-containing protein — MKNYLFPLLQTILVGLVVLSFYAASWFGDQFVLRAEPYDPFDPFYGEYVLLQYPDLKPAEPVQNGDVYFTLKESADGYAMLEQVSNKPFFGAIHGSYYGDTLTAPQLEQYYVEQGTGPGLEKAQKLAVTVDVAPWGTIRPVFLEARQQ, encoded by the coding sequence ATGAAAAATTACCTATTTCCTTTACTGCAAACAATTCTGGTAGGGTTGGTTGTCTTGAGCTTTTACGCAGCGTCATGGTTTGGAGACCAATTCGTGCTGCGGGCTGAACCGTACGACCCGTTTGATCCGTTTTACGGTGAATATGTCCTGCTTCAATATCCCGATTTAAAACCGGCTGAGCCCGTGCAAAACGGCGATGTTTACTTTACATTAAAAGAAAGTGCGGACGGTTATGCTATGCTGGAACAAGTGTCGAATAAACCTTTTTTCGGAGCCATTCACGGCTCCTATTACGGGGACACTCTAACAGCCCCTCAGTTGGAGCAATATTATGTAGAACAAGGAACCGGTCCGGGGCTTGAAAAAGCACAAAAACTGGCGGTTACGGTAGATGTCGCGCCGTGGGGCACTATCCGGCCGGTATTTTTGGAAGCCAGGCAGCAATAG
- the opp3C gene encoding oligopeptide ABC transporter permease, translated as MQQDIHTQNNYIPDDIPSDLFVKAPLDQKKSEEISTPSVSFWQEAFQRLAKNKGAMISLVLLILLIVVALIGPSMNEFTYREQNLAHSNMPPKVAGLEWMGFDGVDANGVNQYAERDVATNYWFGTDEFGRDLWTRVWKGTQISLFIALVAALLDLIIGVIYGGISSFYGGRVDNVMQRIIEVLMGIPNLIVIILFILVLEPGIRSIILAMIITGWVGMARVVRGQILQLKGQEFVLASRTLGASNSRLIWKHLMPNVMGPVIVTVMFTIPTAIFFEAFLSFIGLGLQAPLASLGVLIEDGYKSMRYFPYKLIYPALVISAIMICFNLLADGLRDALDPKMKK; from the coding sequence ATGCAGCAGGATATCCATACGCAAAACAATTACATTCCGGACGATATTCCATCCGACTTGTTTGTAAAAGCTCCGCTCGACCAAAAAAAGAGCGAAGAAATTTCAACACCTTCTGTTTCTTTCTGGCAAGAAGCTTTTCAGCGGCTAGCGAAGAACAAAGGGGCCATGATCTCTTTGGTGCTGTTAATTTTATTAATTGTGGTGGCGCTTATCGGACCGAGCATGAACGAATTTACGTATAGAGAACAAAATTTGGCCCATTCCAATATGCCGCCTAAAGTGGCAGGCTTGGAGTGGATGGGCTTTGACGGCGTGGATGCCAACGGTGTGAACCAGTATGCCGAACGTGATGTTGCGACCAATTATTGGTTTGGCACAGACGAGTTCGGCCGGGACTTATGGACGCGGGTTTGGAAAGGAACGCAGATTTCCTTGTTTATCGCTTTAGTGGCCGCATTACTCGATTTGATCATCGGTGTCATTTATGGCGGGATTTCTTCGTTTTACGGGGGAAGAGTCGACAATGTGATGCAGCGGATTATTGAGGTTTTGATGGGGATACCGAACTTGATTGTTATTATCCTCTTTATCCTGGTGCTTGAACCAGGCATCCGTTCGATTATCCTGGCTATGATCATTACAGGCTGGGTAGGAATGGCGAGGGTTGTCCGTGGACAGATCCTTCAACTGAAAGGGCAGGAGTTTGTCTTGGCTTCCCGTACGCTTGGAGCTTCAAATAGCCGGCTGATTTGGAAACATCTGATGCCGAACGTAATGGGTCCGGTTATTGTTACAGTTATGTTCACGATACCTACAGCGATTTTCTTTGAAGCTTTCTTAAGCTTTATCGGGCTTGGACTGCAAGCGCCGCTCGCGTCCCTTGGTGTGCTGATTGAAGATGGCTATAAATCCATGCGTTATTTTCCGTATAAGCTGATTTATCCTGCATTGGTCATCAGTGCAATCATGATCTGCTTCAATTTGCTCGCTGATGGCCTGCGGGATGCGCTAGATCCAAAAATGAAAAAATAG